In a genomic window of Silurus meridionalis isolate SWU-2019-XX chromosome 27, ASM1480568v1, whole genome shotgun sequence:
- the mob1a gene encoding MOB kinase activator 1A, with protein sequence MSFLFGSRSSKTFKPKKNIPEGSHQYELLKHAEATLGSGNLRAAVMLPEGEDLNEWIAVNTVDFFNQINMLYGTITEFCTETNCPVMSAGPKYEYHWADGTNIKKPIKCSAPKYIDYLMTWVQDQLDDETLFPSKIGVPFPKNFMSVAKTILKRLFRVYAHIYHQHFDSVMQLQEEAHLNTSFKHFIFFVQEFNLIDRRELVPLQELIEKLGTKDR encoded by the exons TGGCAGTCGGTCTTCAAAGACATTCAAACCAAAGAAAAACATTCCAGAGGGTTCTCACCAGTATGAGCTTTTGAAACATGCTGAAGCAACACTGGGAAGTGGTAACCTTCGAGCTGCTGTGATGTTACCAGAAGGAGAAGACCTTAATGAATGGATCGCAGTTAATA ctgtCGACTTCTTTAACCAGATCAACATGCTGTATGGCACCATCACTGAATTCTGCACAGAAACCAACTGCCCTGTCATGTCTGCAGGGCCCAA GTATGAATATCATTGGGCTGATGGTACCAACATAAAAAAACCAATCAAATGCTCAGCTCCAAAGTACATTGACTACTTGATGACTTGGGTCCAAGATCAGCTGGATGATGAAACACTGTTTCCTTCCAAAATTG GTGTGCCATTCCCAAAAAACTTCATGTCGGTGGCTAAAACTATTCTGAAGCGTTTATTTAGAGTCTATGCTCATATTTACCACCAGCACTTTGACTCTGTCATGCAGCTCCAGGAGGAGGCCCATCTCAATACTTCCTTCAAACATTTCATCTTCTTTGTGCAG GAATTCAACCTGATTGACCGCAGAGAGCTGGTTCCTCTGCAGGAACTTATCGAGAAACTAGGCACCAAGGACcgataa